The Hymenobacter sp. GOD-10R genome includes a window with the following:
- a CDS encoding glycoside hydrolase family 15 protein — protein MTKHTYDLGLIGNCAYLALIRKDTSVAWLCWPRFDSSFIFGDLLDSKKGGEFSVRPAEKQFTSSQYYVENTNVLCTEIEDANGRYRVTDFAPRFSQYDRYYKPLMIIRKIEPLSGMPRVKVACNPVGEYGSLQLSRRRSSNHIAYLGLDEEIRLTTDIPLTYIIDQECFVLNETKYLVLTYGAPLEASLGKTVEQFLRNTLQYWQTWVKSTSISNFYQDQVIRSALALKLHQYEDTGAIIAATTTSLPEAPGSTRNWDYRYCWMRDTYYILTAFNNIGHFEEVERYFQYIANISTKVHDKYQPLYGIGGASKLVEQELDLEGYLGNKPVRIGNDAYTHIQNDVYGQVLVALLPLYVDRRFRDDERVNSSRMMYEALRLIKETMNMPDAGLWEFRHIAQYHCYTYLFHWAGAHAACKVASYLQNKDMEKLAKELMREAAEKIEACYDPAQGAYTNAIGSPHLDASGLQLILMGYLDPASERARTHVEALEKALKTPEGLFYRYRHPDDFGTPETTFLICSFWYVEALAVIGRLEDAKREFEKLITYTNHLGLLSEDVDAKTGSQWGNFPQAYSHVGLMNAAYRIAKKLDRPNFL, from the coding sequence ATGACAAAGCATACCTACGACCTAGGTCTGATTGGCAACTGCGCCTACCTAGCCCTCATTCGCAAAGACACGTCGGTGGCTTGGCTGTGCTGGCCCCGCTTCGATAGCAGTTTCATTTTCGGCGACTTACTGGATTCCAAGAAAGGCGGCGAGTTTAGCGTCCGCCCGGCGGAAAAGCAGTTCACGTCCAGCCAGTACTACGTGGAGAATACCAACGTGCTGTGCACCGAAATTGAGGATGCAAACGGCCGGTACCGCGTCACTGACTTTGCGCCGCGCTTCTCGCAGTACGACCGGTACTACAAGCCCCTCATGATCATCCGGAAGATCGAGCCGCTGTCGGGCATGCCACGGGTGAAGGTTGCCTGCAACCCCGTAGGCGAGTACGGCAGCTTGCAGCTTAGCCGTCGCCGCAGCTCCAACCACATTGCTTACCTAGGGCTGGACGAAGAAATTCGCCTCACCACCGACATCCCGCTCACCTACATCATCGACCAAGAGTGCTTCGTGCTGAACGAGACCAAGTATCTGGTGCTGACGTACGGCGCGCCCCTGGAAGCCTCTTTGGGAAAAACCGTCGAGCAGTTTTTGCGCAATACCCTGCAATACTGGCAAACGTGGGTGAAGAGCACCAGCATCAGTAACTTCTACCAGGATCAGGTGATCCGCTCGGCTTTGGCCCTGAAGCTGCACCAGTACGAAGATACCGGGGCCATCATTGCGGCTACCACCACCAGCTTGCCCGAGGCACCCGGCAGCACCCGCAATTGGGACTACCGCTACTGCTGGATGCGCGACACGTATTATATCCTCACGGCCTTCAACAACATCGGGCACTTTGAGGAAGTGGAGCGCTACTTCCAGTACATTGCCAACATCTCTACCAAGGTGCACGACAAGTACCAGCCGCTCTACGGCATTGGTGGCGCGAGCAAACTCGTGGAACAGGAGTTGGACTTGGAAGGCTACCTAGGCAATAAGCCCGTACGCATCGGCAACGACGCCTACACGCACATCCAGAACGACGTGTACGGTCAGGTGCTGGTAGCGCTGTTGCCACTCTACGTCGACCGTCGCTTCCGGGATGATGAGCGGGTGAACTCTTCGCGCATGATGTACGAGGCGCTGCGGCTGATCAAGGAAACCATGAACATGCCCGACGCGGGCCTGTGGGAGTTCCGGCACATTGCGCAATACCACTGCTACACCTACCTGTTTCACTGGGCGGGTGCCCATGCGGCGTGCAAAGTAGCTAGCTACTTGCAGAACAAGGATATGGAGAAATTAGCCAAGGAGTTGATGCGCGAAGCGGCTGAGAAGATAGAAGCCTGCTACGATCCGGCGCAGGGCGCGTACACCAACGCCATCGGCTCGCCCCACCTCGACGCCAGCGGCCTGCAGCTCATCCTGATGGGTTACCTCGACCCCGCGTCGGAGCGGGCTCGGACGCACGTTGAAGCTTTGGAAAAAGCGCTCAAAACACCCGAAGGCCTTTTCTACCGCTACCGTCACCCCGACGACTTCGGCACTCCCGAAACGACCTTCCTAATCTGTTCTTTCTGGTACGTGGAAGCGCTGGCCGTCATTGGTCGTTTGGAAGACGCAAAACGAGAGTTCGAAAAACTCATCACGTATACCAACCACCTAGGTCTGCTCTCGGAAGACGTAGACGCCAAAACGGGCAGCCAGTGGGGCAACTTCCCGCAGGCCTACAGCCACGTAGGACTGATGAACGCTGCCTACCGCATTGCTAAGAAGCTAGATCGACCGAATTTCTTGTAA
- a CDS encoding bifunctional alpha,alpha-trehalose-phosphate synthase (UDP-forming)/trehalose-phosphatase: MSRTIIVSNRLPTKAHRTDAGLEFTPSEGGLATGLGSIYRADGNIWIGWPGLVVEEPAEQQHVIEQLQADSMLPVFLTETEIRDFYEGFSNETLWPTFHYFSQYAVFDQQHWEAYVAVNEKFCAAVLQEAGPEDTIWVHDYQLLLLPEMVRKARPDSSIGFFLHIPFPSHEIIRAMPWREELLRGMMGADLIGFHTYGYMRHFLSAVSQLLGYSSQNGMIEAGPRSVLVDAFPMGIDYDKYAELAVSKEAAQSEQKYREALGDVRVILSIDRLDYTKGIAQRLLAYELMLQRYPEWREQVTLFMLVVPSRDQVEKYKELKEEIDELVGRITSTYRTLSWNPVQYFYRSFPIEDLAGLYRLAEVALVSPMRDGMNLVAKEFVACKGDRSGVLILSERAGAARELSDAIIINPSDMQQVAEAMHEALIMPEQEQRQRMASMQALVQQYNVHHWVQLFMDRLTYSKIKQQTLATTRLDAEVLQEITERYRTAKRRLLFLDYDGTLAPFTKNPQKARPDEDLLQLLRALSSDEKNRVVIISGRDRSTLQEWLGHLPLDFIAEHGVWYKAKDEEWTMAQALRNDWKLEIRPILNMHVSRTAGSFIEEKDYSLVWHYRRADAELAAVRARELISHLNFLATNNDLQVMEGNKVVEVKSTGVNKGIAAGRWLANYPDTDFVLAMGDDRTDEDTFRAMPEDAFTVKVGGTGRSLALYHLDNVSEVRRTLRTLL; the protein is encoded by the coding sequence ATGTCCCGAACGATTATTGTTTCCAACCGTTTGCCCACGAAGGCTCACCGCACTGATGCGGGGCTAGAATTTACACCAAGCGAAGGGGGGTTGGCAACGGGGTTGGGTTCTATTTATCGTGCCGATGGTAATATCTGGATTGGCTGGCCTGGCCTTGTGGTCGAGGAGCCGGCTGAACAGCAGCACGTAATAGAACAACTACAAGCCGATAGCATGCTTCCCGTTTTTCTGACGGAAACGGAAATTCGGGATTTCTACGAGGGGTTCAGCAACGAGACGTTGTGGCCCACCTTCCACTACTTCAGCCAATACGCTGTTTTTGACCAGCAGCATTGGGAGGCGTACGTAGCCGTTAACGAGAAATTCTGCGCCGCCGTGCTGCAAGAAGCCGGCCCCGAGGACACCATATGGGTGCACGACTACCAGCTTTTGCTGCTGCCCGAGATGGTGCGCAAAGCGCGGCCAGATAGCAGCATTGGCTTCTTCCTGCACATCCCGTTTCCCTCACACGAGATTATCCGGGCCATGCCGTGGCGCGAGGAGTTGTTGCGAGGCATGATGGGCGCCGATCTGATTGGCTTCCACACCTACGGCTACATGCGCCACTTCCTGAGTGCGGTGTCGCAGCTGCTCGGCTACTCAAGTCAGAACGGCATGATTGAAGCGGGTCCCCGCAGCGTGCTGGTGGATGCCTTCCCCATGGGCATCGACTACGATAAGTACGCGGAGCTAGCTGTTTCGAAAGAAGCTGCGCAAAGCGAGCAGAAATACCGGGAAGCCCTCGGCGACGTACGCGTCATCCTGTCCATCGACCGCCTCGACTATACCAAAGGTATTGCTCAGCGTTTGCTCGCCTACGAGCTGATGCTCCAGCGCTACCCTGAATGGCGCGAACAAGTAACGCTGTTTATGCTGGTGGTGCCCTCACGCGACCAAGTAGAGAAATATAAGGAGTTAAAGGAGGAGATTGACGAGCTCGTAGGGCGCATTACTAGCACCTACCGCACGCTGTCGTGGAATCCGGTGCAATACTTCTACCGCTCCTTCCCCATCGAAGACCTAGCTGGGTTGTACCGTTTGGCTGAAGTGGCCTTGGTATCACCTATGCGCGACGGCATGAACCTGGTAGCAAAAGAGTTTGTGGCTTGCAAAGGCGACCGGTCCGGTGTGCTCATTCTGAGCGAGCGGGCCGGAGCAGCGCGTGAGCTTTCCGATGCTATTATCATCAACCCCAGCGACATGCAGCAGGTAGCGGAGGCTATGCACGAAGCCCTGATCATGCCGGAGCAAGAGCAGCGGCAGCGCATGGCTAGCATGCAGGCCCTGGTACAGCAGTACAATGTGCACCACTGGGTTCAGCTCTTCATGGACCGCCTCACCTACAGTAAGATCAAACAGCAGACGCTGGCCACTACTAGGCTCGATGCGGAAGTGCTGCAAGAAATAACCGAGCGGTACAGAACGGCCAAGCGGCGCCTACTATTTTTGGACTACGACGGCACGCTTGCACCCTTCACCAAAAATCCGCAGAAGGCCCGCCCCGATGAGGATCTGTTGCAATTGCTGCGAGCGTTGAGTTCCGATGAGAAAAACCGAGTGGTTATCATCAGTGGGCGCGACCGGAGCACGTTGCAGGAATGGCTAGGTCACCTACCGCTTGACTTCATTGCCGAGCACGGCGTGTGGTACAAAGCGAAGGATGAAGAGTGGACCATGGCGCAGGCCCTGCGCAACGATTGGAAGCTTGAAATTCGCCCAATCCTGAACATGCACGTCAGCCGAACGGCGGGCTCCTTTATTGAGGAGAAAGACTACTCACTGGTGTGGCACTACCGCCGCGCCGATGCCGAGCTAGCCGCTGTACGGGCCCGTGAGTTGATTTCCCACCTCAACTTCCTGGCAACCAACAACGACTTGCAGGTAATGGAAGGCAACAAAGTGGTAGAGGTAAAAAGCACCGGCGTCAATAAAGGCATAGCGGCCGGCCGCTGGCTGGCTAACTACCCCGACACTGACTTCGTCCTAGCTATGGGCGACGACCGTACCGATGAGGACACGTTCCGCGCCATGCCCGAGGACGCCTTTACGGTGAAAGTTGGCGGTACGGGTCGTTCGTTGGCCTTGTATCATCTGGATAACGTTAGTGAAGTGCGCCGCACTCTGCGGACGCTGCTGTAA